Within the Balnearium lithotrophicum genome, the region GACAACGTAACGTTTGAGGTGGAGTTACTGAAGCCGGTAGCCATTGAGGAAGGATTGAGGTTTGCGATAAGGGAAGGTGGAAGAACTGTTGGTGCCGGTGTCGTTACGGAAATTCTTGATTAAGGTAGAGAGGGGTAGTTATGGCTCAGGACCGTATTAGGATAAAACTTACAGCTTATGACCACAGGCTTTTGGATAGGTCAGTTCAGGAGATTATTGATACTGTAAAGAGGACTGGCGCTATAGTGGCCGGTCCCATACCTCTTCCAACAAAGCGTTCCTGGTGGAGTGTTATAAGGTCTCCCCACAAGTACAAGTACTCACAGGAGCAGTTTGAGATAAGGAAGCACAAAAGACTTTTGGATATTAAGAATCCTAAACCTCAAACCGTGGAAGCTTTAATGGACCTGAAGCTTCCCGCCGGTGTTGATGTAGAGATTAAGCTTGACTGATAAGAGGTGATGAGATGAAAGGCATATTGGGAAGAAAAGTCGGAATGACTCAAATCTTTACAGAGGATGGAAGGGCAGTTGCAGTTACTGTTATAGAGGCAGGTCCTTGTACTGTAGTTCAAAAGAGAACACCTGAAAGGGACGGATACTCTGCCCTTCAACTTGGATTTATTGAAAGGAACAAAAGTGAGTCTAAGTTCCCTAAGCCACTCTTAGGCCACTTCAAAAAGGCTGGAATTAAGCCTACAAAGTGGCTAAAGGAAGTAAAGTTTGACAATGTAGATGAATACGCTGTAGGCGACAAAATAACTGTTGAGATTTTTAAACCGGGTGAAAAGGTTGACATCACTGGAAAATCCAAGGGAAGGGGATTTGCAGGTTACCACAAACGCCACGGTTTTGGTGGCGGTAGGAGGTCCCACGGTTCTGACTTCCACGAGGGACCTGGTTCAATTGGTGCTTGTGCAACACCAGGTAGGGTTCACAAGGGTAAGAGAATGGCAGGTCACTACGGTAATGAAACAGTTACAGTTAGAAACCTTGAAATTATCGATGTAATTCCTGAGAAGAACTTACTCCTTGTTAAAGGAGCTGTTCCAGGACATAAAGGTGGACTTGTAATAGTCAAAGGAAAGTAAGGGGTGAGAAATGGAAATTAAGGTTGTAAACCCTCAAAATCAGGAAGTTGGCGTAGTTGAGATAAAGGAAGAGATAGCTAAAGCACCTATAAAGAAACATGCAGTTTGGGAAACCGTTAAGTGGCAGTTAGCAAAGAGGAGACGCGGAACCCACTCCACAAAGACCCGTGGGGAAGTTAGAGGCGGAGGAAAGAAACCTTGGCCTCAGAAGCACACAGGTAGAGCCCGTCAGGGTTCTATCAGAGCTCCCCAATGGGTAGGTGGTGGAGTTGTCCACGGACCAAAGCCAAGGGATTACTCCTACAGTTTACCTAAAAAGGTTAGAAAGGTAGCTCTAAGAAGCGTTATTTCAGGAAGAATCCAGGAAGGAAACTTCTTAGTTGTTGAGGACTTCTCCTTTGAAGCTCCTAAGACGAAGAAAGCCATTGAGTTTTTAAAGAACTTGGGACTGGAGAACAAAAAAGTTCTCCTCGTAGTTCCTTCTGAGCTTGATGAGAACACTTATCTCTCTTTCAGGAATCTACCAAACGTCAAAGTTCTTCCAATCGAAGGACTCAACGTTTACGACGTTCTCTGCTACGATAAGTGTGTTTTCTTTAAGTCAACTTTACCTAAGTTAGAGGAGAGGCTGTCATGAGAACTCCCTATGATATAATCCTGCGCCCGATTGTTACTGAAAAGAGCGTTAGGCTTGCTAATATGGAGGTTAAGAGCTCCAAAACTAAGGAGCCAAAGAAAATCTCCAAGATAACCTTTGAAGTGGCAATGGATGCAACAAAACCGGAAATTAAAGAAGCGGTTGAAAGAATATTTGATGTTAAAGTTGAAAAGGTCAACACGATGATTGTTAAGGGCAAGAGGAAGGGAATCAGGTTCTTCCGTGGTAAGAAGAAGGACTGGAAAAAGGCAATAGTCACCCTGAAGCCTGGGTACGAAATTGACCTTGAGAAACTCTAAGTGAGGAGTTAGGAAATGGGAATTAAGAGGTTTAAGCCATACACGCCTTCAAGGCGCTTTATGACAGTATCGGACTTTTCCGAAATTACAAAGACGGAACCTGAAAAGTCCCTTACAGTTGGTTTTGTAAGGGGAACGGGAAGGAACAACCAAGGAAGGATTACCTGCCGCCACAAAGGTGGTGGACATAAGCGCCGTTATAGAATCATAGATTTCAGACGTAATAAGATTGGAGTTCCTGCAAGGGTTGCTGCAATAGAGTACGACCCAAACAGGTCTGCAAGAATCGCACTCTTAGTCTATGCAGACGGAGAGAAAAGGTACATCCTCTGGCCTGAAGGATTAAAGGTTGGCGATACTGTCGTTGCAGGTCCAGATGCAGAAATTAAAGTTGGGAATGCCCTTCCTTTAAGAAACATTCCCGTAGGTACAATAGTTCACAATGTTGAGCTTAAACCCGGAAAGGGCGGACAGCTTGCAAGGGCAGCAGGCTCCTTTGCTCAAATTATGGGTAAAGTTGGAGACTACGCCCAGTTGAGACTTCCATCTGGGGAGCTCCGCCTTGTCCACCTTGACTGTATGGCAACCGTTGGTCAGGTAGGAAACTTGGACCATGAGAACATCGTCTTAGGTAAGGCTGGACGTTCGAGGTGGTTGGGAATAAGACCTACCGTTCGCGGTACTGCAATGAACCCGGTTGACCACCCCCACGGTGGTGGTGAGGGTAGAACCTTTGGTAAACACCCTGTTACTCCTTGGGGACAACCGACAAAGGGATACAAAACGAGAAGAGCTAAAAAGTACTCTGACAAGTTTATTATTAAGCGCCGTAATCAGAAGTAGGAGGTCTAAATGGGACGTTCACTAAAGAAAGGGCCCTACGTTAACCCTAAAATACTTAAAAAGGTTCGTAAGATGAACGAAACCGGAGAGAAGAAGGTTATCAAGGTTTGGGATAGGGCCTGCACGATAGTTCCTGAATTCATAGGTCACACATTTGCCGTATACAACGGACAAAAGTTCATTCCCGTCTACGTTACCGAACAAATGGTTGGTCACAGATTGGGAGAGTTTTCCCTGACCAGGACATTCCGTGGACACGCCGGTCAAAAAGTAGCTAAGAAGAAGTAAGGAGAGGTAGAAAATGGCTGTTGAGCAGAGGGAATACTACAAGGAAGGTGAAAGGGGATTTGCCACCCCTGAAGAGGCAAGGGCTATCTGGAGAAGGGCGAGAATGTCCGCTTCAAAGGTTAGGTTGGTAGTTGACCTAATCAGGGGTAAGCACGTAGAACAGGCCCTTGCTATTCTCCAGAACACTCCCAAAAAAGCTGCCCGCATGGTTGAAAAGGTCTTAAAGAGTGCAATTGCAAATGCTGAACAGAAAGGTCTTGACCCTGAGGAGCTCATTGTCAAGAGGGCTTACGTCGATGAAGGCCCTACAATGAAAAGGGTTAGACCAAGGGCTATGGGAAGGGCTAACATCAGACGCAGGAGAACCTGCCACATTACTGTTGTGGTAGGGAAACCTGAGGCTAAAAAGTAATTTGGAGGTAAACCTTGGGACAGAAAGTTCATCCAGTAGGATTTAGACTTGGAATAACAAAGGATTGGGAGTCAAAGTGGGTTGCTAAGGAGAGAAAAAAGTTTGTTGAATCTCTCCATGAGGACTTGAAAATCAGGGAACTCATCAAGAAAAAGTACTATCACGCTGGGATTGCAAGAATTGATATTGAGAGAACCTTAGACAAGATAAACATTAGAATTTGGGCAGCCCGTCCAGGACTTCTCATTGCAAGGAAGGGGGCTGAGGTTAAAGCTCTTCGAAAGTTTCTCGAGGATTTAACGGGAAAGAGCATCCACATAAACATTGAAGAGGTTAAGTATCCCCAACTTAATGCTCAATTAGTTGCAGAGAACGTAGCTTCCCAGCTAGAGCGCCGTGTGGCGTTCAGGCGTGCCATGAAGAGGGTAATTGCCGATGCAATGAAGGCAGGAGCAAAGGGAATTAAGGTTCAGTGTGCAGGAAGGTTAGGTGGTGCCGACATGGCAAGAAAAGAGTGGTACCGTGAGGGAAGGGTACCGTTGCAGACTATTCGTGCAGACATAGATTATGGAACTGCTGTTGCCAAGACAAAGTACGGTGTTATTGGTGTAAAGGTTTGGATTTACAAGGGAGATGTTTACAAGAGTGAGACTGAAGAACTTCTCAAGAAAATCGAGAAAGAAGTAAAACAAGAGATGGCGAGAGGTGAGTAACCATGTTAATGCCAAAGAGAACCAAGTATAGAAAGCAACAGAGAGGAAGATTAAAGGGTAAATCTTACAGGGCTAATACGTTGGCCTTTGGGGATTACGGTATTCAAGCCCTTGAACCCCATTACGTTACAACGAACCAGATTGAAGCTGCAAGGGTTGCTATGACCCGTACGATGAAAAGGGGCGGTAAGGTCTGGATTCGAATATTCCCAGACAAGCCTTACACTAAAAAGCCCCTTGAAACCCGTATGGGTAAGGGTAAGGGTAACGTAGAAACCTGGGTCGCAAAGGTTCTTCCTGGAAGAATCATGTTTGAAATTGCAGGTGTTTCAGAAGACGTTGCAATGGAAGCTCTTAGACTTGCAATTCACAAGCTTCCAATGAAGTGTAGAATCGTTAAACGTGAAGAAACTCCAGCTGGTGAGGAGTAAAGGATGAAAAAGTACACAGAGGAACTTAGACAGAAGTCAAGCGAGGAGCTCCTCAAATTGGTCAAGGAGCTCAAGGAAAAGCTCTTAAAGTTAAGGTTCAAGAATGCTTTCGGCCAGCTTGAGAACCCTATGGAAATTAGGAATACGAGGCGCAAAATTGCCCGCATTCTTACAATCCTAAGAGAGCGCGGTGTTAAGGCATAATGGAGGAGAGAATGGCAGAAAGGGTTAACAGGAGAAAGGTAAGGGTTGGCGTTGTTGTTAGCGACAAGATGGATAAAACTGTTGTTGTTCGCGTAACAAGGGAGTTCCGCCATCCCGTTTATGGTAAAAGGGTTAAGCTTTCCAAAAAGTACATGGCCCACGATGAGAACAACGAGTGTCAGGTTGGAGATGTTGTAAGAATAATGGAAACAAGGCCACTTTCCCGCCACAAGAGGTGGAGAGTGGTTGAGATTATTGAAAAGGCTAAAAAGTTAGGTGAAACTGTTGAGAGTGCAGAGGAGTAAATCCTTGAATGAAGGGGTGGAACAATGATTCAGGTTCAAACTTACTTAAACGTTGCTGATAACACTGGAGCAAAGAGAGTCCAGTGCATAAGGGTTTTAGGTGGTTCAAACAGAAAGTATGCCTCCCTGGGGGACCAAATAGTTGTTACTGTAAAGGACGCTGCTCCTAACGCAACAGCCAAAAAAGGGGAAGTTTACAGGGCTGTTGTTGTTAGGACTAAGAAGGAAGTAAGACGTCCCGACGGGACCTACATAAAGTTTGACGATAATGCTGTTGTCCTGCTCAACAAGCAGGGTGAACCCTTAGGAACCCGTATTTTAGGGCCTGTTGCCCGTGAAGCAAGGCAAAAGGGCTTCACAAAGGTCACAACTCTGGCTCCTGAAGTTATTTAGAGGAGGAATCTAATGGCTAAGAAGAAGTTTAAGATAAAGGCCGGCGATAAGGTTGTTGTCATAGCCGGTAAGGACAAGGGAAAAGTAGGAAAAGTTTTAAAAGTCCTTCCTGAAGAGGAAAGGGTAATAGTTGAGGGTGTCAGGATTGTTAAAAAACACCTTCGACCAAGTCAAAAGAACCCTGAGGGCGGAATTATAGAGAAGGAAGCTCCTATCCATATAAGTAACGTAATGTTGGTTGACCCTAAAACGAACAAGCCTACAAGGGTCGGTATAAAGTTTGTTGACGGTAAAAAGGTTCGCTATGCTAAGCGTTCCGGTGAAGTAATTGACGAAATTAGCAAACCACAAAGGGCGGGTCGGTAATCCGCTTGTAAGGAGGAGTTATGGCAGAAGAGAAGTACGTTCCAAGGCTCAGGAAAAAGTACCAGGAAGAGGTTGTTCCATCCCTTATGAAAAAGTTTGGTTACAAGAACGTTATGGAAGTTCCAAGAATTGAAAAGATAGTTGTCAACATGGGTGTTGGAGAGGCTGTTCAGAACATAAAGGAGCTTGAAAATGCAATGAATGACCTTGCCCTTATAACAGGGCAGAAGCCTTCCGTTAGGAGGGCAAAGAGGTCTGAGGCTGGATTCAAGCTCCGAAAGGGAATGCCCATCGGTGCTAAGGTAACCTTGAGGCGCGACAGGATGTGGGACTTCCTTGACAGGCTCATTTCAATGGCGCTTCCAAGGGTCAGGGACTTTAAGGGACTCTCTCCAAAGTCCTTTGACGGTAGAGGAAACTACAACTTTGGACTTGAGGAGCAGACAGTTTTCCCTGAAATTGACTACGATAAGGTTGACAAAATCAGGGGAATGAACATCACTATTGTTACTACAGCTGAAACCGATGAGGAAGCGAGAGCTCTCCTTGAAGCTCTTGGATTTCCATTCAGGAAGTAATTTTAGGAGGAACTGATGGCAAGAAAGGCTTTAATCGTTAAAGCTCAAAGGGAACCTAAGTACAAGGTTAGAAAGTACAACAGGTGTCCCATATGTGGACGTCCAAGGGGATTTATAAGACAGTTTGGAATGTGCAGACTCTGCTTTAGAACACTTGCCCTTCAGGGTAAAATCCCTGGAGTTAGAAAGGCAAGCTGGTAAAAACTCATAGAGGGGTAGAAGAGCCATGATGATGGATACAGTTGCAGATTTCCTATCAAGGATAAGGAACGCTAACCTTGTTTACCACGAAACCGTTGATGCTCCTTATTCAAAGGTTAACGAGGCAATAGCTAAAATCCTGAAGGAAGAGGGATTTATAAAGGACTATGAAATTGTTGAGGAACCCTTTAAAAGGGCAAAGAATCCCGAAAACAAGAAGAGGATAATTAGAATCCACATGAAGTACGGTCCTAACAAGGAGAGGGTTATAAACGAGATAAAAAGGGTTTCTAAGCCCGGTAGGAGAATCTACGTAGGAAAGGACGAGATTCCTCTTGTAAAAGCTGGTCTTGGAGTTGTTATTCTCTCTACAAACAAGGGAATCATCCCTGGATACAAGGCAAGAAAAGAGGGTGTAGGCGGAGAAGTTCTCTGCTACGTATGGTAAAACCAAGATAAGGAGTGGAAAGATGTCAAGGGTAGGAAGGCTTCCCGTTGAAATACCTCAGGGTGTTACAGTTGAGGTAAAGCCAGGAAATCACGTAGTTGTTAAAGGACCAAAGGGGCAGTTGGAGTTCACATTTAACCCAAAATTGACCATTAAGGTTGAGGATAACAAGGTAATAGTTGAGAGACCTAACGATGAAAAACAGATGAGGGCTCTCCATGGGACTACAAGGGCTCTCATTAACAACATGGTAATCGGGGTCTCAAAGGGATTCGAAAAAGTCCTCGAGGTAAAAGGTCTTGGATACAGGGCTTTTGTTAAGGGAGATACCCTTGAGCTCCACCTTGGATTCTCCCATCCCGTTCTCTACAAGATTCCGGAGGGAATTCAGATAGAGGTAGACAGGGACAACAACATTTACGTTCGTGGAATTGACAAGCAGAAGGTTGGACAGGTAGCTGCTGAGATTCGCTCCTTCAGACCACCAGAGCCCTACAAGGGTAAGGGTATTAGGTACAGAGGAGAAAAAATTATTCTCAAAGCTGGAAAATCTGCTAAGAAGTAACCTTAAAGGGGTGAGAAAATGGCAAAGCTTACAAGGAGAGAGAGAATTCGCAAGAAACACCTTAGGGTCAGGAAGAAGGTTTTTGGAACATCTGAAAGGCCAAGGCTTTCTGTCTATAAAAGCCTTAAGCACATATACGCTCAGATTATTGATGATACAAAAGGAGTTACTCTCGTTTCAGCTTCAACTTTGGATAAAGAGTTGAGGGACAAGCTCGCTGAGCTTACAAAGACAGAAGAGGCAAGGGAAGTTGGAAGACTTATAGCCAAGAGAGCCCTTGAAAAGGGTATTAAAAAGGTTGTTTTTGACCGTGGTGGATTTATCTACCACGGAAGAATCAAAGCTCTTGCCGAGGGAGCAAGAGAAGGTGGACTTGAATTTTAGGGAGGTAGTTGATGGCTAAAAGGGTAAGACCAGACGGACTTGAGCTGAAGGAGAGACTTGTACACATAAATAGAAACGCTAAAGTTGTCACAGGTGGAAGAAAGTTTAGCTTTACAGCCTTTGTCGTAGTAGGTGATGGAAAGGGCGTTGTAGGATTTGGAAGGGGTAAGGCTGCCGAGGTTCCAGATGCAATAAGGAAGGCAGTTGAGGACGCAAAGAAAAACCTTATAAAGATTCCTGTGGTTGATGGAACTATTCCATTTGAGGTTCAGGCAAAGTTTGGAGGTTCAAAGGTCATAATGAGACCGGCTGCTCCTGGTACAGGAGTTATCGCTTCAGCTCCTGTTCGTGCAGTTCTTGAATCTGCAGGAGTTACAGACGTTCTTACAAAGGTTATCGGTTCTACAAACCCCCACACAGTTGTAAGGGCTGTTATGAAGGGACTCGAGCAGCTGAAAACTCCAGAGGAGTTCTCCAAACTCCGTGGAATTCCCGTCGAGGAACTCAGAAGGCGCTGGAAGCTTCCAGGTAGGAAAATAACAAAGGAAGGTGAGGTTATCAGGAGGTAGTAATGGCAAAAGTTAAGATAACTCTCTTAAGAGGCCTTGCTGGAAAGAGCGAGAGAAAGAAGAGAACACTCGCAGCTCTTGGACTCCACAAGAGGGGCGCTACAACTGTTAAGGAGCTAAATCCAGCAATTGAAGGAATGATTGAAAAGGTTAAAGAACTTGTAAAAGTCGAACCTGTGGAGGAGTAAGATGGAACTTAAGTTAAATAACTTAAAACCCAATCCTGGAGCAGTAAGGGAGAAGAAGCGTTTAGGTAGAGGTCACGGTTCTGGACACGGTAAAACGTCCGGAAGGGGACAGAAGGGACAAACAGCCCGTTCTGGATGGAAGGGAGGAACAAGGCCAGGATTTGAAGGTGGACAGACTCCCCTCTACATGAGGTTCCCAAAGAGGGGATTCTCAAATGCTCCATTTAAGAAGGAGTACGCTGTTATTAACGTTGGAGACTTAAACGAGGCCTTTGAAGAGGGAACGGAGATTACTCCGGAGCTCCTCAGAGAAACTGGGCTGGTCAAGAAAAAACTTCCCGTTAAGATTTTAGGTGACGGTGAAGTTACAAAGAAATTCAAGATTAAGGCCCACAAGTTCTCTGCCTCAGCAAAGGAGAAGATTGAGGCAGCTGGAGGTTCTTGGGAGGAGATAGAGTAAGGAGTTTTAAATGAACCTATCAAAGATAGTCGGAAACGTAACAGAAGTTCCAGAGCTTAGGAAGAGGTTTCTCTTTACGTTAGCCATCCTGGCCGTTTACCGGCTGGGGGCTCATATTCCTGTTCCCGGGATAAACGTAAGTGCTCTAATAGAGTTCTTCCAGAGGGCTCAGGGAACGGTATTTGGAATGATGGACGTCTTTTCTGGTGGAGCCCTCAGAAAGCTTACAGTCTTTGCCTTAGGTGTAATGCCCTACATCAGCTCTGCAATAATAATGCAGCTCTTAACCGTTGCAATTCCATCGATTGAAAAGCTTGCAAAGGAAGAGGGTGAATACGGAAGGAAAAAGATAAGCCAGTACACAAGATACGGAGCCGTTCTTCTTGCATTCATTCAGGCCTTAGGAATATCGATAGGTCTGCAGAGCTTAACAAGCCCATCTGGCGTTCCTGTCGTTCCAAATCCCGGTTTAACGTTCATGTTCGTTACAGTTACGACCCTTACTGCAGGTTCAACCTTTTTAATGTGGCTGGGAGAAAAGATTACAGAGAGGGGAATAGGTAACGGAATATCCCTTCTAATTTTTGCAGGTATCGTTTCAAGAATTCCAAACGCAGTCATTACAACTGTAACAATGCTCAAAAACGGTGATATGTCTCTCTTTAAGGTCATCGGCGTTGTTGTAATAATTGTTGGAATGATTGCTGCAATCGTTTACATTCAGGAGGCAGAGAGGAGAGTTCCCCTTCAGTACGCAAGGAGAACCGTCGGAAGGCAGGCCACAGGAAAGTACACAAGCTACCTTCCTGTAAAGCTGAACCCGTCTGGGGTTATGCCTATTATCTTTGCTGCTTCCGTTTTAATGTTCCCTGCCACAGTTGTTAAGTTTATCCACCACCCTATAGCTCAGGCAATCTACGATGCCCTTCAGCCGGGCAGTACTCTGTACATGGTGGTTTATGGAGCTCTCATCTTCTTCTTTACATACTTCTACACTGCGATAATATTCAACCCCGAGGAGATAGCTGAGAACCTCAACAAGGCAGGTGGATTTATTCCCGGCATCAGAGCAGGTTCTGACACTGCAAAGTACCTTGACAGAATTGTTTCAAGGTTAACGTTTGCGGGAGCAGTATTTTTAACCTTAGTTGCAGTTATTCCACTCATCATTACCCAGAATATGCACCTTCCATTCTACTTCGGTGGAACGGCCATTCTAATTGTTGTCGGTGTTGCATTAGATACCTTGAGGAGAATGGAGGCATTTGCCCTCACTCTCTCCTATGAAAACTTTTTCAGCAGGAGACGCAGGAAATTCCGCCTTGAGGCTGGAGGTACAAAATGATTAGACTTGTCTTCTTAGGACCTCCTGGAGCAGGTAAGGGAACACAGGCTCAAAGAATTGCCCAAGAATACGGTATTCCTCACATATCGACTGGGGATATTCTAAGGAATGCCGTCAAGGAAGGAACAGAACTCGGAAAGCTTGCAAAATCATACATGGATAAGGGAGAGCTTGTTCCCGATGAAGTTATTATCGGAATAATTAGAGAGAGACTGTCACAGCCCGATGTGAAAGAGAAAGGTTTCATCCTTGATGGTTTCCCAAGGACTCTTCCTCAGGCAGAAGCCCTTGATGAACTTCTAAAGGAACTATCAATGCCCCTTGACAGAGTCGTCTACTTAAACGTTGATGACGAAGAAATCGTTAAAAGGCTACTGGCAAGGGGAAGGGCTGACGACACTGAAGAGGTTATAAGAAACAGACTGAAAGTTTACAGAGAACAGACTGCTCCCTTGATTGACTACTACAGCGAAAAGTGCATTTTAGTTGAAATCTACGGTGTAGGTGATATAGGCGAGATAACGGGAAAAATTAAAGAATCTGTTGGATTGGAAGGATAGAAGTTGAGAAGGACAAAACACGGAATAATCCTTAAAACACCTGATGAGATAGCTAAATTAAGGAAGGCTGCTGCAACGACTATGGAGATTCTCCTTAAGGTTGCAGAACAGGTTGCTCCCGGCATCTCTGCCCTTGAGATAGATAAAATGGCAAGGAGCTTCTGTAAGGATTACGGAGTTAAGCCGGCATTTTTGGGTTACGGTGGATTTCCGGGAGCAATCTGCGTTTCTGTAAACGAGGAGGTTGTCCACGGCCTTCCCACAAAGGACAAGGTCTTCAAGGAAGGGGATATCGTTTCCCTGGACTTTGGAGCCATTGTTGACGGCTGGATAGGGGATGTTGCAGTTACAGTTCCCGTCGGGAAGGTTTCACCGGAAGCTCAAAGGTTAATAGATGTAACGAGAGAATCCCTGTACAGGGGAATTGAGGCTGCAAAGGTTGGAGGAAAACTCATAGATATCTCAAGGGCTATCCAAAAGTACGTAGAGTCCCACGGCTTCAATGTAACCAGGGGATATGCAGGTCACGGTATAGGCCGCTCCCTCCACGAGGAACCTCAGATAACAAACTACGTTTACAAGGGATATCCCAACATAACTTTAGAGCCCGGAATGACATTTGCAGTTGAGCCAATGGTTAACCAGGGAACGGGTCAGGTAAAGGTTAAAAGGGATAGATGGACAGTAGTTACAAAGGATGGTAAACTTTCGGCTCACTTCGAGCACGATATTGCCCTTACAGAAGAGGGGACTATAATTATGTCCGCAATTTAAGTTGTTAATGAATTTAAGGAGAAGTAATGGCTAAAGAGAAGGGAATTCAGGTGGAAGGGAAAGTCATAGAGGCTCTTCCAAATGCTTACTTTAAGGTGGAGTTGGAAAATGGGCATCAGGTTCTTGCCCATGCATCGGGAAAGATGAGGGTGCACTTCATAAGAATTCTGCCAGGCGACCGTGTGGTCGTTGAGCTTTCCCCTTACGATTTAACAAGGGGGAGAATTATCTACAGAAAAGGATAACCGTCCCTTTAATACCGCGGCTGAGGCACGAAAAACTTTGGGAGAGGTTTTAGGATGAAGGTAAGACCGTCTGTAAAGAAAATCTGCCCTAAGTGCAAGATTATTAAGAGAAAGGGCGTAGTAAGGGTCATCTGTGAAAACCCAAAACACAAACAGAGACAAGGTAAGTAAGGAGGAATGCTGTGGCAAGGATAGCTGGAGTTGACATTCCAGACAACAAAAAGGTTCCGTATTCTCTTGCCTACATATACG harbors:
- the rpsJ gene encoding 30S ribosomal protein S10; the protein is MAQDRIRIKLTAYDHRLLDRSVQEIIDTVKRTGAIVAGPIPLPTKRSWWSVIRSPHKYKYSQEQFEIRKHKRLLDIKNPKPQTVEALMDLKLPAGVDVEIKLD
- the rplC gene encoding 50S ribosomal protein L3 codes for the protein MKGILGRKVGMTQIFTEDGRAVAVTVIEAGPCTVVQKRTPERDGYSALQLGFIERNKSESKFPKPLLGHFKKAGIKPTKWLKEVKFDNVDEYAVGDKITVEIFKPGEKVDITGKSKGRGFAGYHKRHGFGGGRRSHGSDFHEGPGSIGACATPGRVHKGKRMAGHYGNETVTVRNLEIIDVIPEKNLLLVKGAVPGHKGGLVIVKGK
- the rplD gene encoding 50S ribosomal protein L4, which codes for MEIKVVNPQNQEVGVVEIKEEIAKAPIKKHAVWETVKWQLAKRRRGTHSTKTRGEVRGGGKKPWPQKHTGRARQGSIRAPQWVGGGVVHGPKPRDYSYSLPKKVRKVALRSVISGRIQEGNFLVVEDFSFEAPKTKKAIEFLKNLGLENKKVLLVVPSELDENTYLSFRNLPNVKVLPIEGLNVYDVLCYDKCVFFKSTLPKLEERLS
- the rplW gene encoding 50S ribosomal protein L23, whose amino-acid sequence is MRTPYDIILRPIVTEKSVRLANMEVKSSKTKEPKKISKITFEVAMDATKPEIKEAVERIFDVKVEKVNTMIVKGKRKGIRFFRGKKKDWKKAIVTLKPGYEIDLEKL
- the rplB gene encoding 50S ribosomal protein L2, which gives rise to MGIKRFKPYTPSRRFMTVSDFSEITKTEPEKSLTVGFVRGTGRNNQGRITCRHKGGGHKRRYRIIDFRRNKIGVPARVAAIEYDPNRSARIALLVYADGEKRYILWPEGLKVGDTVVAGPDAEIKVGNALPLRNIPVGTIVHNVELKPGKGGQLARAAGSFAQIMGKVGDYAQLRLPSGELRLVHLDCMATVGQVGNLDHENIVLGKAGRSRWLGIRPTVRGTAMNPVDHPHGGGEGRTFGKHPVTPWGQPTKGYKTRRAKKYSDKFIIKRRNQK
- the rpsS gene encoding 30S ribosomal protein S19, yielding MGRSLKKGPYVNPKILKKVRKMNETGEKKVIKVWDRACTIVPEFIGHTFAVYNGQKFIPVYVTEQMVGHRLGEFSLTRTFRGHAGQKVAKKK
- the rplV gene encoding 50S ribosomal protein L22, whose protein sequence is MAVEQREYYKEGERGFATPEEARAIWRRARMSASKVRLVVDLIRGKHVEQALAILQNTPKKAARMVEKVLKSAIANAEQKGLDPEELIVKRAYVDEGPTMKRVRPRAMGRANIRRRRTCHITVVVGKPEAKK
- the rpsC gene encoding 30S ribosomal protein S3, translating into MGQKVHPVGFRLGITKDWESKWVAKERKKFVESLHEDLKIRELIKKKYYHAGIARIDIERTLDKINIRIWAARPGLLIARKGAEVKALRKFLEDLTGKSIHINIEEVKYPQLNAQLVAENVASQLERRVAFRRAMKRVIADAMKAGAKGIKVQCAGRLGGADMARKEWYREGRVPLQTIRADIDYGTAVAKTKYGVIGVKVWIYKGDVYKSETEELLKKIEKEVKQEMARGE
- the rplP gene encoding 50S ribosomal protein L16; this translates as MLMPKRTKYRKQQRGRLKGKSYRANTLAFGDYGIQALEPHYVTTNQIEAARVAMTRTMKRGGKVWIRIFPDKPYTKKPLETRMGKGKGNVETWVAKVLPGRIMFEIAGVSEDVAMEALRLAIHKLPMKCRIVKREETPAGEE
- the rpmC gene encoding 50S ribosomal protein L29, encoding MKKYTEELRQKSSEELLKLVKELKEKLLKLRFKNAFGQLENPMEIRNTRRKIARILTILRERGVKA
- the rpsQ gene encoding 30S ribosomal protein S17; amino-acid sequence: MAERVNRRKVRVGVVVSDKMDKTVVVRVTREFRHPVYGKRVKLSKKYMAHDENNECQVGDVVRIMETRPLSRHKRWRVVEIIEKAKKLGETVESAEE
- the rplN gene encoding 50S ribosomal protein L14, yielding MIQVQTYLNVADNTGAKRVQCIRVLGGSNRKYASLGDQIVVTVKDAAPNATAKKGEVYRAVVVRTKKEVRRPDGTYIKFDDNAVVLLNKQGEPLGTRILGPVAREARQKGFTKVTTLAPEVI
- the rplX gene encoding 50S ribosomal protein L24; amino-acid sequence: MAKKKFKIKAGDKVVVIAGKDKGKVGKVLKVLPEEERVIVEGVRIVKKHLRPSQKNPEGGIIEKEAPIHISNVMLVDPKTNKPTRVGIKFVDGKKVRYAKRSGEVIDEISKPQRAGR
- the rplE gene encoding 50S ribosomal protein L5, producing MAEEKYVPRLRKKYQEEVVPSLMKKFGYKNVMEVPRIEKIVVNMGVGEAVQNIKELENAMNDLALITGQKPSVRRAKRSEAGFKLRKGMPIGAKVTLRRDRMWDFLDRLISMALPRVRDFKGLSPKSFDGRGNYNFGLEEQTVFPEIDYDKVDKIRGMNITIVTTAETDEEARALLEALGFPFRK
- a CDS encoding type Z 30S ribosomal protein S14 — its product is MARKALIVKAQREPKYKVRKYNRCPICGRPRGFIRQFGMCRLCFRTLALQGKIPGVRKASW
- the rpsH gene encoding 30S ribosomal protein S8, with protein sequence MMMDTVADFLSRIRNANLVYHETVDAPYSKVNEAIAKILKEEGFIKDYEIVEEPFKRAKNPENKKRIIRIHMKYGPNKERVINEIKRVSKPGRRIYVGKDEIPLVKAGLGVVILSTNKGIIPGYKARKEGVGGEVLCYVW